In one Candidatus Nomurabacteria bacterium genomic region, the following are encoded:
- a CDS encoding phospholipid carrier-dependent glycosyltransferase, with amino-acid sequence MKWYGKLFAYPEAWVLTVIAFVTRFWQLGQPNAVVFDEVYFRQFAANYLNGHYFFDIHPPFVKLLFAGIGTLFHLSSAQVLSGAPGSLLLRLLPALAGAALIPLVYVIIRQLGLGRRMALFGALLVLCDNALLVESRFVLMDSLLLLFGFSAFSCYLQLRKSKGIYRWMWVLATAVFLGMLVSTKWTGLAMAGLLAVTWAVEGILRRIEWHRLVIEAVAVISVVVAIYMGSFAIHFTLLNRSGDGDAFMSQRFQSTLIGNTYYRSGVTMSFWDKFVELNAEMYTAQNSLVNVTHPYASCWYSWPLEIRPIYYWEGAMMSNGQQGNIYLLGNPIVWWLSALGVISAFAVWLVRPKWLGRRWKLVAFLLAGYALNFVPFVLIERPMFLYHYLFALIFSVLATCVMLAKIFDWQRKKYGVDVAKQTYWILTIAVVLGFVYFLPLSYGWPMSVGDLQQHMWLPSWR; translated from the coding sequence ATGAAATGGTACGGCAAACTATTTGCGTATCCTGAAGCATGGGTACTGACAGTTATTGCTTTTGTGACTAGGTTTTGGCAACTTGGTCAGCCGAATGCGGTGGTTTTTGATGAAGTTTATTTCCGTCAGTTTGCGGCTAATTATTTGAATGGGCATTATTTTTTTGATATCCACCCCCCATTTGTGAAGTTGTTGTTTGCAGGTATAGGTACGTTATTTCACCTTTCATCAGCTCAGGTGCTGTCGGGAGCGCCAGGTAGCTTATTGTTGCGTCTGTTGCCGGCACTGGCCGGAGCGGCGCTTATACCGCTTGTATACGTCATTATCAGACAGCTTGGACTTGGGCGACGCATGGCTTTGTTTGGCGCCCTTTTGGTACTGTGTGACAATGCGTTATTGGTAGAGTCACGGTTCGTACTCATGGACAGCTTGTTGTTGCTTTTTGGTTTTAGTGCGTTTAGTTGTTACTTGCAGTTGCGCAAAAGTAAAGGAATATATAGGTGGATGTGGGTACTAGCGACCGCAGTGTTCCTGGGTATGTTAGTAAGTACGAAATGGACTGGTTTGGCGATGGCAGGACTGCTTGCGGTTACTTGGGCTGTCGAGGGTATTTTGCGACGGATTGAGTGGCATCGATTAGTGATTGAGGCTGTAGCAGTAATTTCAGTTGTCGTTGCGATATACATGGGAAGTTTTGCAATTCATTTCACGTTACTTAATCGCAGTGGCGATGGTGATGCATTTATGTCTCAACGATTTCAATCGACGCTTATTGGTAATACATACTATCGGTCGGGCGTAACTATGTCGTTTTGGGATAAATTCGTCGAACTTAATGCCGAAATGTATACTGCACAAAACTCGCTTGTAAATGTCACACATCCTTACGCTTCATGTTGGTATAGTTGGCCGCTGGAAATTCGCCCTATATATTATTGGGAAGGTGCAATGATGTCGAATGGCCAGCAGGGCAATATATACCTACTGGGTAATCCTATTGTTTGGTGGCTATCTGCTCTCGGTGTAATCAGTGCTTTTGCTGTATGGCTCGTGCGGCCGAAATGGCTTGGTCGGCGTTGGAAATTAGTTGCTTTTCTTCTGGCGGGATATGCACTAAATTTTGTGCCTTTTGTTTTGATTGAACGACCGATGTTCCTGTATCATTATCTGTTTGCTTTAATTTTCAGTGTTCTTGCGACTTGTGTGATGTTAGCGAAGATATTCGACTGGCAACGCAAAAAATATGGAGTAGATGTTGCAAAGCAAACATATTGGATTCTCACCATAGCTGTCGTGCTTGGCTTTGTATATTTCTTGCCGCTTAGTTATGGCTGGCCTATGAGCGTGGGCGATTTACAGCAGCATATGTGGCTACCGTCGTGGCGTTA
- the rpsO gene encoding 30S ribosomal protein S15, which translates to MITADNKAKAITAVQKSKQDVGSAEVQVSVLTARIKEITEHLRVHKHDHMARRGLIQMVGRRKRLLAYLEKKDFLGYKSLITQLGLRK; encoded by the coding sequence ATGATTACAGCAGATAATAAAGCCAAAGCAATTACGGCAGTTCAGAAGAGCAAGCAAGACGTCGGCAGCGCCGAAGTACAGGTTTCTGTTTTGACTGCTCGTATCAAAGAAATTACCGAACACCTTCGTGTTCACAAGCACGACCACATGGCTCGTCGCGGTTTAATTCAGATGGTTGGTCGCCGAAAGCGCCTACTTGCTTATCTGGAGAAAAAAGACTTCCTAGGTTACAAGAGTCTGATCACTCAACTAGGTCTCCGCAAATAA
- the truB gene encoding tRNA pseudouridine(55) synthase TruB, with the protein MDDGIILIDKPAGMTSFGVVARVRRVLSKQAGKKVKVGHTGTLDPFATGLMILCVGKECRNAAKYSKLDKVYEATIRLGQTSSTGDPEGEIVETSDRQPSLEEINDSIKQFIGEIKQTPPMYSAIKIGGQRAYNLARQGREIDMPERTVTVHSLELVDYDYPELKIRTHVSSGTYIRSLAEDIGSVLETGAYCIQLRRTAIAEWQVNQAQVLAELGITD; encoded by the coding sequence ATGGATGATGGAATTATTTTGATAGATAAACCTGCTGGAATGACTAGTTTTGGCGTAGTTGCACGAGTGAGACGTGTGCTAAGTAAACAAGCTGGCAAAAAGGTTAAAGTGGGGCATACGGGTACGTTAGACCCCTTTGCAACGGGTTTGATGATACTTTGTGTAGGTAAGGAATGCCGTAATGCGGCTAAATATTCAAAACTCGATAAAGTCTACGAAGCAACGATACGTTTGGGGCAGACGAGTAGCACTGGTGATCCGGAGGGTGAAATCGTAGAGACAAGCGACAGGCAACCATCGCTTGAGGAAATTAATGATTCAATCAAGCAATTTATCGGTGAAATCAAACAGACACCACCGATGTATAGCGCAATTAAAATCGGTGGTCAGCGAGCATATAATCTCGCGCGGCAGGGCCGCGAGATAGATATGCCCGAACGGACAGTCACAGTCCATAGTTTAGAGCTGGTAGATTATGACTATCCTGAGCTAAAAATTCGCACGCACGTCAGTAGTGGCACGTATATACGTAGTTTGGCTGAGGACATAGGTAGCGTTCTTGAGACCGGAGCGTATTGTATTCAGTTGAGGCGTACGGCAATCGCGGAGTGGCAGGTTAATCAGGCGCAAGTGCTTGCGGAACTAGGCATAACTGATTAG
- a CDS encoding PIG-L family deacetylase — translation MKKILFGIFAHPDDEAFGPVATLLKEVASGTELHLITLTAGENGTNPDGLENLGETRLNEWLKAGELIGASSMKHLGYVDNTLNNLNHLEITENIINIVNDVIANRNDIEIEFMSMDLNGITGHIDHIVAGRSACLAFYRLRENGIPMKKIRLACLSKEVIPDLNTSFVLMESGRLTDEIDETVDGREYVDKIHEIMRCHHTQRNDYETIVGHKGESLGIDHFLVKS, via the coding sequence ATGAAAAAGATCTTATTTGGCATTTTTGCTCATCCAGATGACGAAGCATTTGGACCGGTTGCTACGCTTTTAAAAGAAGTTGCTAGTGGTACAGAGTTACACCTTATCACTCTCACCGCTGGTGAAAATGGCACTAATCCCGACGGCTTGGAAAACTTAGGAGAAACACGCCTGAACGAATGGCTAAAAGCCGGTGAACTAATTGGTGCATCTTCTATGAAACACCTCGGCTACGTTGATAACACTCTCAACAATCTGAATCACCTTGAGATAACTGAAAATATTATAAATATAGTAAATGACGTTATAGCGAATCGTAACGACATCGAAATAGAATTTATGTCTATGGACCTGAATGGGATTACCGGCCACATAGATCATATCGTTGCCGGACGTAGTGCGTGTCTTGCATTTTATCGTCTGCGCGAAAATGGTATACCCATGAAAAAAATTCGCCTCGCTTGTCTATCTAAAGAAGTTATCCCTGACTTAAACACATCATTCGTTCTCATGGAATCAGGTCGGTTAACAGACGAAATTGATGAAACAGTAGATGGACGAGAGTATGTTGATAAAATTCATGAGATCATGCGTTGTCACCATACACAACGCAACGACTACGAAACTATCGTAGGCCATAAAGGCGAAAGTCTAGGTATCGACCATTTTCTGGTCAAATCCTAA
- the rpsT gene encoding 30S ribosomal protein S20, producing the protein MPIIKSAIKRMKQTIVRRERNVGIKKDIKTATKAFNAKPSATALSKAHSELDKAVKKGLIKKNTAARRKAALSAKAKTSGVKPVAATKKATSKPAAVKKAPAKATPAKKAPAKKPVAKKTTK; encoded by the coding sequence ATGCCAATCATAAAATCAGCGATAAAACGAATGAAGCAGACGATTGTCCGCCGAGAGCGCAATGTCGGTATCAAGAAAGATATCAAGACTGCAACCAAGGCATTCAACGCCAAGCCTAGTGCTACCGCTCTTTCAAAGGCTCATAGCGAGCTAGACAAGGCTGTCAAGAAAGGCCTCATCAAGAAAAACACCGCAGCGCGCCGAAAAGCCGCTCTGTCTGCAAAAGCAAAAACTAGTGGTGTAAAACCTGTTGCAGCTACAAAGAAGGCTACATCAAAGCCAGCTGCGGTAAAGAAAGCTCCAGCAAAAGCAACTCCGGCAAAAAAAGCTCCAGCAAAGAAGCCAGTAGCCAAAAAAACGACGAAATAG
- the holA gene encoding DNA polymerase III subunit delta → MITLLTGDNSFEIRRALKDIEAAFDGVSERLDGSSVELSRLPDLLQGGTLFADKRLVIINDLSENKSLWDVMSNWLSRVSDDVHLVLVEAKPDKRTKTYKDLKKLADVREFVVWGDRDILTAEKWVLNEAKHQGVVLNKKDIQQLVARVGLDQWRLFHALEKLAVLDEVNSEVIESVIEADPSENVFNLLDAGLRGDNRKVHDMVKTLQRNQDPYMTFGLLAGQVFQLATLASTSKPTTEVAKDIGAHPYALSKLAPYAKKLGRTGTRKITDFFAKADGAMKSTTVDPWLLIEEALIKTASL, encoded by the coding sequence GTGATTACACTTTTGACAGGAGACAACAGCTTTGAGATTAGGCGGGCTCTAAAAGATATTGAGGCTGCCTTTGATGGCGTGTCAGAGAGGCTTGACGGTTCTAGCGTGGAACTTTCACGGCTGCCTGATTTATTACAGGGTGGCACGCTCTTCGCCGATAAGCGTCTTGTTATCATTAATGACCTTTCTGAAAACAAATCTTTGTGGGATGTTATGTCCAATTGGTTGTCGCGCGTTAGTGACGACGTACATTTGGTGCTTGTTGAGGCAAAGCCTGACAAGAGGACAAAAACATACAAGGACTTAAAGAAGTTAGCGGATGTACGGGAATTCGTCGTATGGGGTGATCGTGATATTTTGACTGCTGAAAAGTGGGTTTTAAATGAAGCAAAGCATCAGGGTGTGGTATTGAACAAAAAGGATATACAGCAACTTGTTGCAAGAGTTGGATTGGATCAGTGGCGATTGTTCCATGCTTTGGAAAAACTTGCTGTTCTTGATGAGGTAAATAGTGAAGTTATTGAATCTGTTATAGAGGCTGATCCTTCTGAAAATGTATTTAATTTGCTCGATGCAGGGCTTCGCGGCGATAACAGGAAAGTGCACGATATGGTCAAAACATTACAGCGGAACCAGGATCCATATATGACTTTTGGTTTACTTGCAGGGCAAGTATTTCAACTCGCGACACTCGCTTCTACAAGTAAGCCGACTACAGAAGTTGCCAAAGATATAGGGGCGCATCCATATGCTCTTAGCAAACTTGCTCCATACGCTAAAAAGTTAGGAAGGACAGGTACGCGAAAGATTACCGATTTTTTTGCCAAAGCTGACGGAGCTATGAAGTCTACTACTGTCGATCCGTGGTTACTTATAGAGGAGGCGCTTATAAAAACAGCCTCATTATGA
- the mutM gene encoding bifunctional DNA-formamidopyrimidine glycosylase/DNA-(apurinic or apyrimidinic site) lyase, whose protein sequence is MPELPEVETVRRGLLELIINRRVTAVECDTPKSFPNADADVQKFLIGSKIIDVRRRAKVLLIDLSSEYTLVIHLKMTGQLVFRATHVSFGAGHPNDSLVGNLPDKSTRVTFTFADGSHLYFNDQRKFGWVRLIPTLEVPNIDFMRKVGPEPLEADFTAAQFTERFARRAKSSIKAALLDQTVVAGVGNIYADESLWGAKIHPLRLVGSLTKSEFVDLYRELRYVMNLSIEKGGSTDRNYVNAEGKKGSYIDFARAFRQEGKPCPRCGEIIIKMRVAGRGTHICPQCQVIK, encoded by the coding sequence ATGCCTGAGCTCCCAGAAGTAGAAACCGTACGTCGTGGACTATTGGAATTAATTATTAATCGTAGGGTAACTGCGGTTGAGTGTGATACTCCAAAAAGTTTTCCTAATGCCGATGCTGATGTGCAGAAGTTTTTGATTGGCTCCAAAATTATAGATGTACGTCGTAGAGCAAAAGTATTGCTCATAGATTTATCAAGTGAGTATACGCTTGTTATTCATTTGAAAATGACTGGTCAGCTAGTATTTCGTGCTACGCATGTGTCGTTTGGTGCAGGGCACCCGAATGACTCGCTCGTTGGAAATTTACCCGACAAATCAACTCGGGTGACGTTTACGTTTGCTGATGGCTCACATCTTTATTTTAATGATCAGCGTAAATTTGGCTGGGTGCGACTAATACCGACACTTGAGGTGCCAAATATTGATTTTATGCGAAAGGTTGGGCCGGAACCGCTTGAAGCTGACTTTACGGCGGCGCAGTTCACTGAAAGATTCGCGCGTCGTGCAAAATCATCAATTAAGGCAGCACTACTCGATCAGACTGTTGTTGCGGGAGTGGGAAATATATATGCCGACGAGTCGTTGTGGGGCGCAAAAATTCACCCGCTACGTCTAGTTGGTAGTCTGACAAAAAGTGAGTTCGTGGATTTATATAGGGAGTTACGGTATGTCATGAACTTATCTATAGAAAAAGGAGGAAGTACCGATCGTAACTACGTGAATGCTGAGGGCAAAAAAGGTAGTTATATTGATTTTGCTCGAGCATTTCGCCAAGAAGGCAAGCCGTGTCCGCGTTGTGGGGAGATAATAATAAAAATGCGTGTTGCTGGCCGTGGTACGCATATCTGTCCGCAGTGTCAGGTGATAAAATAG
- a CDS encoding HAD-IA family hydrolase translates to MIKAVIFDCFGVLTADGWKHLREELWGRDSEKLQRACDMEKAVNAGFIKYDEFITEISRMSKLNESEVRRRISGASPNSLLFEYMRDSLKPRVKIGMLSNAAGDWLGDLFEPRQTELFDATVLSYQVGAVKPELAMYQAIIDRLGVQFNECVFVDDSEGYCASARNLGMKAIWHQDTHDTIAAIEEIINA, encoded by the coding sequence GTGATAAAAGCTGTTATTTTTGACTGTTTTGGCGTATTGACGGCTGATGGCTGGAAGCATTTGCGCGAGGAACTTTGGGGACGTGATTCGGAAAAGCTACAGCGCGCATGCGACATGGAAAAGGCTGTTAACGCCGGTTTTATAAAATACGACGAATTCATAACTGAGATTAGTCGAATGTCGAAACTTAATGAAAGTGAAGTGCGGCGTCGCATAAGTGGTGCGTCGCCTAATTCGTTACTTTTTGAGTATATGCGAGATTCGCTGAAACCAAGAGTAAAGATTGGTATGCTAAGCAATGCTGCCGGTGATTGGCTGGGTGATTTATTTGAACCAAGGCAGACCGAATTGTTTGACGCAACAGTATTGTCGTATCAAGTGGGCGCCGTTAAACCTGAACTCGCAATGTACCAGGCTATCATCGACCGCCTAGGTGTGCAATTTAATGAATGTGTATTTGTAGACGACTCTGAAGGTTACTGTGCCTCCGCACGTAATCTTGGTATGAAAGCTATTTGGCATCAGGATACCCACGATACGATTGCCGCCATCGAGGAAATAATTAATGCCTGA
- a CDS encoding DNA polymerase I yields the protein MKRLAVIDGKSVFYRGYYAMSGLSMRDGTPTGGVFGFASLAIELIKKLEPDYVAVAWDKPKTNIRKRREIYPEYKAGRKPAPPDFYEQIPLLHELLDAFGWPLYELDDYEADDILGAFSLQAAEKGIETCLLTSDLDALQLISPHTKVYALKNGLSNIEEFDVEYFEKKYGIDVHQFLDLKSLKGDSSDNLPGVPGIGEKTGIQLLQEYKTLDGIYEHLEDIKPSIASKLLAGKESAYMSKEIGRIWTDVPIVLDWDAADIHNTNLTKVASILEKFEFHSLTKRLPKHMQDEGSASHALAVNHLSTVDMVEKPWPRQLMIAGAVTIDLVDEELWLSMNRDTVCHMLVKEVPRSVWRTLELATVVAYDVKKLYHDLADYGVDDVHFEQIHDIRQAAFLVDPLRRDRSLTSLIGGQLETQLERMATLWQLYDWQLESFKELPRVADIAHKFDFPLIYTLFLIERRGIKIDKKLLAEMSKELSDEHAKLEQEMYTMAGYEFNIGSPAQLSEVLFTKLQLPTAGIKKGKTAYSTGQKELDKLRGQHPIIELIERTRELAKLRNTYVDTLPAQADEHDRVHTTFNQDVAATGRLSSTDPNLQNIPVRTDLGRRIREAFIPEEGNVLVSADYSQFELRLAAALADDKDLISDFNSGVDIHTKTAALANNIPMDQVTKAQRRNAKVINFGVLYGMSPHGLSAATGMNFVDAKKYIDQYFELRAPIRKYIDSTLEKAKTDGYVETYHGRRRPTPDVNSSNYMVREAANRQAANMPIQGTEADLMKLAMNQLEEKLDGLGRQILQVHDSILVECPSENAEKISDILVKVMESIAPELPVKLKVDVGIGKNWGEL from the coding sequence ATGAAGCGTCTGGCAGTCATTGACGGAAAATCAGTGTTTTATCGCGGTTATTATGCCATGTCAGGTTTAAGCATGCGTGACGGCACACCTACAGGTGGTGTGTTCGGATTTGCCAGTTTGGCGATTGAACTTATCAAAAAATTAGAGCCTGACTATGTGGCGGTAGCCTGGGACAAGCCCAAGACTAATATACGTAAACGTCGTGAAATTTATCCTGAATACAAGGCTGGTCGTAAACCAGCTCCGCCTGATTTTTATGAGCAGATACCATTGCTACATGAATTACTTGATGCATTTGGTTGGCCACTATATGAGCTGGATGATTACGAAGCAGATGATATATTGGGGGCGTTTAGCTTGCAGGCAGCTGAAAAGGGTATCGAAACGTGTTTATTGACGAGCGATTTGGATGCACTGCAACTAATTTCTCCACATACTAAAGTATATGCACTTAAGAACGGACTGAGTAACATTGAGGAATTTGACGTCGAATATTTTGAAAAAAAATACGGCATCGATGTACACCAGTTTTTGGACTTAAAGTCGCTGAAAGGTGACTCTTCAGATAACCTGCCTGGCGTACCAGGAATTGGAGAAAAAACAGGTATCCAGCTGCTTCAGGAGTATAAGACACTCGATGGTATTTACGAGCATTTGGAAGACATTAAGCCATCAATAGCCTCCAAGCTGCTTGCAGGCAAAGAGTCGGCGTATATGAGTAAAGAGATTGGTCGTATTTGGACTGATGTGCCAATTGTGCTTGATTGGGATGCTGCAGACATACACAACACGAATCTTACCAAGGTCGCCAGCATACTTGAGAAGTTTGAATTCCATTCGCTTACTAAGCGATTACCAAAACATATGCAGGATGAAGGTTCTGCGTCGCATGCATTAGCAGTGAACCACCTATCGACGGTAGATATGGTTGAGAAGCCGTGGCCAAGACAGCTCATGATTGCGGGTGCTGTAACCATTGATCTCGTTGATGAGGAGCTATGGCTTTCGATGAATAGAGATACGGTTTGTCATATGCTAGTTAAAGAGGTTCCGAGAAGTGTATGGCGGACACTTGAATTAGCGACTGTTGTAGCTTACGACGTGAAGAAACTTTATCATGACTTGGCGGATTACGGCGTGGATGACGTTCATTTTGAGCAAATTCACGATATCCGCCAAGCGGCATTTTTGGTAGATCCGTTGCGTCGAGATCGTAGTCTGACTTCGCTTATTGGTGGCCAGCTTGAGACGCAGTTGGAGCGTATGGCGACGCTTTGGCAGCTATACGATTGGCAGTTGGAAAGTTTCAAGGAGTTACCTCGAGTTGCTGATATTGCGCATAAATTTGATTTTCCGCTCATCTACACTTTGTTTTTAATTGAACGGCGTGGTATAAAAATCGATAAAAAGCTACTTGCCGAAATGAGCAAAGAACTGAGTGATGAGCATGCAAAGCTTGAACAAGAAATGTATACAATGGCCGGCTACGAATTTAATATTGGAAGTCCAGCTCAGCTTTCAGAGGTGTTGTTTACTAAATTGCAGTTACCTACTGCTGGTATAAAAAAGGGCAAAACTGCCTACAGTACAGGTCAAAAAGAGCTCGACAAACTTCGCGGACAGCACCCGATAATTGAATTGATTGAACGAACGCGTGAATTAGCAAAGCTGAGAAATACGTATGTCGACACCTTGCCAGCTCAGGCCGACGAGCATGATCGTGTACACACAACATTCAATCAGGATGTTGCCGCTACGGGTCGATTGAGCAGTACAGATCCGAATTTGCAAAATATTCCTGTTCGAACCGATTTAGGACGTCGTATACGAGAAGCATTTATACCAGAGGAGGGTAATGTACTTGTTAGCGCTGACTACAGCCAATTCGAGCTACGGCTTGCGGCGGCTTTGGCGGACGATAAAGATCTGATAAGTGACTTTAATAGCGGCGTTGATATCCATACGAAGACGGCTGCTCTTGCAAATAATATACCTATGGATCAGGTTACAAAGGCTCAACGTCGGAATGCAAAAGTCATTAACTTTGGGGTGCTCTATGGTATGAGTCCTCATGGACTCTCGGCTGCGACTGGTATGAATTTCGTTGATGCAAAAAAATACATCGACCAGTATTTTGAGCTGCGGGCTCCGATACGAAAATACATCGACTCAACGCTTGAAAAGGCTAAAACAGACGGCTATGTAGAGACATATCATGGTCGCCGTCGCCCTACGCCGGATGTTAACAGTAGTAACTATATGGTACGTGAAGCAGCTAATCGCCAAGCGGCGAATATGCCGATTCAAGGAACCGAGGCCGATCTAATGAAGCTTGCGATGAATCAATTAGAAGAGAAGCTGGATGGTTTAGGGCGACAAATTTTACAAGTACACGACAGTATCCTCGTAGAGTGTCCGAGTGAAAATGCCGAAAAAATTTCAGATATTTTGGTAAAAGTAATGGAATCAATTGCGCCAGAGCTTCCAGTTAAACTCAAAGTAGATGTGGGTATTGGTAAAAACTGGGGCGAATTGTAA
- a CDS encoding undecaprenyl diphosphate synthase family protein — protein MTKTFHVAIIPDGNRRWARQHGIKGYKELYDRGVDSLLGITEAAFEYGITHLSLWGSSHANIADRSSDFTNNIDRVFRDSIHRFADHPVLEKYDVRINVIGEWRDSLTQKTIDAMEDAMAKTAHRNGRVLTLLIDYSGTRERTFAVQSILTNPESDVQTEQLLRSRSWTGHLPDLDLIIRTGAWEDPHNSAGFMSLLSDEAQYAFPELLWPDFNTEYLHDIIDDFRGRERRRGK, from the coding sequence ATGACAAAGACGTTTCATGTAGCAATCATCCCTGACGGCAATCGCCGCTGGGCTCGTCAGCACGGCATTAAGGGGTACAAGGAGCTATATGATCGTGGCGTAGATAGCCTACTCGGCATTACGGAAGCTGCGTTTGAATATGGCATTACGCATCTGTCACTCTGGGGTAGTTCACACGCAAATATTGCCGATCGCTCGTCAGACTTCACTAATAATATCGATCGAGTATTTCGTGACAGTATTCACCGCTTCGCAGATCATCCCGTATTAGAAAAGTATGACGTCCGGATTAATGTCATTGGAGAGTGGCGCGATAGTCTGACTCAAAAAACCATAGACGCCATGGAGGACGCTATGGCAAAGACTGCGCATCGCAACGGTCGTGTACTAACACTTCTCATCGACTACAGTGGTACACGCGAACGCACGTTTGCCGTTCAGTCAATACTTACCAACCCCGAAAGCGACGTACAGACAGAGCAGCTACTTCGTTCACGTTCGTGGACTGGGCATCTACCCGACCTAGACCTTATTATCCGCACTGGAGCTTGGGAAGATCCCCACAATAGTGCCGGATTTATGAGCCTACTTTCCGATGAAGCACAGTACGCTTTTCCGGAATTACTATGGCCAGACTTTAATACCGAATATTTACATGACATTATCGACGACTTTCGTGGTCGTGAACGCCGTCGCGGTAAATAA
- a CDS encoding AAA family ATPase — MSEQNAKIIAFVGLDGSGKSAATSYLIERGYPKVHFGSVIVNALNDEGLEFTLENEKMMRDKLRQNGEDLVVQRIVQQIKDLINAGQRRIIVDGMGGWDAYRTLKHEFPGELITVSLTPFRNIRMRRLANRTERPLSEHEAYERDFDEIENLGKGGVIAIADYSILNNSSQEQLHTQIDELLRFIDF; from the coding sequence ATGTCAGAACAAAATGCAAAAATCATCGCATTCGTCGGCCTCGACGGATCCGGAAAATCAGCAGCCACAAGCTACCTTATAGAACGCGGATACCCTAAGGTTCATTTTGGTAGCGTCATTGTGAACGCACTAAATGACGAGGGGCTAGAGTTTACACTGGAAAACGAAAAAATGATGCGTGACAAATTACGCCAAAACGGTGAAGACCTTGTCGTACAGCGCATCGTTCAACAAATCAAAGATCTCATCAATGCCGGACAACGACGTATTATAGTTGACGGCATGGGCGGATGGGACGCATACCGAACATTAAAACATGAGTTTCCTGGCGAGCTAATAACTGTTTCGCTAACGCCATTCCGCAATATTCGCATGCGTCGTCTTGCCAACCGTACAGAACGGCCACTTTCCGAACATGAAGCTTATGAAAGAGATTTCGATGAAATCGAAAACCTCGGTAAGGGTGGCGTCATCGCAATTGCTGATTACTCTATCCTAAACAACAGCAGCCAAGAACAGCTTCACACGCAAATTGATGAACTGTTACGTTTTATCGACTTCTAG
- a CDS encoding AAA family ATPase gives MKLPQIVGISGTNGAGKDELGKLLEERCGYSFHSVSELLREELIRTGQSVNRENQAELSKKWRNESGDNGIMFTKAMDVYFAEKDAKNHKGLALVSIRHPDEVKRVHERDGIVVWVDADQRMRYDRLQQSNRGRDEDRISFEQFKIDEYREMHPPTDAPSGSLDMKSVRELVDVVIENDFLSLDAYRDYLIKEFEL, from the coding sequence ATGAAGCTACCGCAAATCGTAGGCATTTCGGGTACGAACGGCGCAGGCAAGGATGAACTTGGCAAGCTGCTTGAGGAACGGTGCGGATATAGCTTTCATAGTGTCAGCGAATTATTGCGTGAAGAACTGATACGTACCGGCCAATCAGTAAATCGCGAAAATCAAGCTGAATTAAGCAAAAAATGGCGAAACGAATCCGGCGATAACGGCATTATGTTTACCAAGGCTATGGACGTTTACTTTGCTGAGAAGGATGCTAAAAACCATAAAGGACTGGCACTTGTTAGTATTCGTCATCCCGACGAAGTTAAACGAGTCCATGAACGTGACGGAATAGTGGTGTGGGTTGATGCTGATCAGCGTATGCGATATGACCGGCTGCAGCAAAGTAACCGTGGACGCGATGAAGATCGGATTTCATTTGAACAGTTTAAAATTGATGAATATCGGGAGATGCATCCGCCGACTGATGCTCCTTCGGGATCGCTCGATATGAAATCAGTACGTGAACTTGTTGATGTTGTCATAGAGAATGACTTTTTGTCACTAGATGCCTATCGTGATTATCTGATAAAAGAGTTTGAACTCTAG